The DNA region GCAACAGTTGCCCTGTTTCGACTTGACAAGGTTTACCCTCGTACCGGGCAACCACCGACCATGAGTTCGGTTCCCGAACGCAGCGACATCGACGAGGAGTACAAGTGGGACCTGGAGAGCATCTACACCTCCGACGACGACTGGAACGAGGCGTACGCGGACGTCGAATCGCGCATCGACGACATCGAAGCGTACGAGGGTCGAGTGACCGAGGACGCCGAGACGCTCCTCGAACTGCTCGAACTCTTCGAATCCGTGATGCGCGACGTCTCGAAAGTCACCTCCTACGCGCAGCTCCGAGCCAGCGAGGACACCCGAAACCAGGAGTATCAGGCGCTGTCGGCGCGGGCACAGTCGCTGGCGGCCGACGCTCAGAGCGCCTCCAGTTTCGTCGAACCCGAGCTACAGAATCTCGGCGAGGACGATGTAGAGGCGTTCGTCGACGAGGAGCCGGCGCTCGCGGCGTACGAACACTACTTCGACGACGTGCTCCGAGCCAAACCGCACACGCGCTCGAAGGAGGTCGAGGAACTGCTCGCGAACCTCTCGGAGGTGATGGGTGCGCCGAGCGACTTCTACTCGATGCTCGCCAACGCCGACCTGACGTTCCCGACGGTTTCCGACCCCGGCGGCGACGAGGTGGAGATCTCGCAGGGCAACTTCACGAAACTCCAGAAGCATCCGAACCGCGAGTTCAGAAAGGAGGTCCACGAGCAGTTTTACGACGAGTGGGAGGACGTGCGCAACTCCGTCGGCAGTTCGCTGAAGAACAGCGTCAAAGCCGACGTGAAACTCGCGGAGGCGCGCAACTACGACACCGCCCGAGAGGCGGCGCTCGACGGCCCGAACATCCCGGTGGAAGTGTACGACAACCTGCTGAGCACCGTCCGCGACAATCTCGACCACCTCCACCGCCACGCCGACTTGAAGCGGCAGGCGCTCGACGTCGACGACCTCCAGATGTGGGACCTCTACATGTCGCTGACGGGCGAGGAGGGTCCAGAAATCAGCTACGAGCAGGCCAAAGAGCACGTCGTCGAGGCCGTCGCACCGCTCGGCGAGGAGTACCAACAGCGGATGGCCGAAGGCCTCGAAGACCGGTGGGTCGACGTGTACGAGAACCGCGGCAAGCGCGCGGGGGCGTACTCCTCGGGCACGTACGACACCCAGCCGTTCATCATGATGAACTACCAGGACGACATCACCTCGATGTTCACCCTGGCGCACGAACTCGGCCACTCGATGCACTCGGAGCTAGCGAAAGACGAACAGCCGTGGCAGTACGCCGACTACGAGATCTTCGTCGCCGAGGTCGCGAGCACGGTCAACGAGACGCTTCTCACCCACTACCTGCTTGAAAACGCAGACAGCGACGAACTGCGCCGTCACGTCCTCGACGAGTACCTCGAACGGTTCCGCTCGACGCTGTACCGCCAGACGATGTTCGCCGACTTCGAACTGCAGATCCACGAAGCGGTCGAGTCGGGCGAACCGCTCACCCCCGACGCGTTCGACCAACTCTACGGCAATTTGAAGGCAGAGTTCTACGAACCCGCCGAGGTCGACGACCGCATCGCCCGCGAGTGGATGCGCATCCCGCACTTCTACTATAACTACTACGTCTACCAGTACAGTACGGGCATCAGCGCCGCCGTCGCCGTCGTCGAACGCATCCTCGACGAGGGCGAGGACGCGGCCGCTGACTACCGCGAGGCGCTTGCGATGGGCGGCAGCGCGTACCCGATGGAAGTGTTGGAGACTGCTGGCGTCGACATGACCTCGCCCGAACCCATCGAGGACGCTCTAGGGGTTTACGGCGAGTATCTCGATCGCGTCGCCGAACTGCTAGACTTCGAATAACCGTCGCATCTCCCTTCTTTTCTCCACGTTCTCGATTCGGCGCCGTCGCGCTCTCACCGCTGCATGACTTGTGTTACCATCCATCACTTAAACACCACATACGCGAAATAAGCCATTAACAAATATTATCATTATCAATCATTACCTTTATTGCTCACTTCCCAGTCCCTCCTGATGCGGTGACCACGATGGCAGTACACGTACACCTCACGACCCGCAAAGCGGCCGACAGCCGACCCGACAGCCGACCGACTTCACGACCGAGACGACCCACATGACTTACACCGACCCGACGCGACGCGACCGAACCAGAACCGACCGACGAACGCCGCAGACGACGATACGAACAACCCGAATGCGACCCGACGAGGCCGAGGAGGAAGCGCCGCTGGTCCCCTTCATCCAGACGGGCGAGACGACCGAGACGCGACGCGAGTTCCGGACCGAACTGACGAGCCTGAAGCGCCAGATCACGCGGCTCGAACGCGCGCTGGAGCGTCAGGAGCGACCGACCGAGACGACCCGACCGGAGGAGCGCCGATGAATCAGAACGGAGAGACGCCGACGAGCGACGGCGAGGAGCGGCCCACCGGCGACGCCGTCACGACCCGAGACCTCGACAACCCGATGGGACGGGAGTTCAGGCGCAAATTGGACGAGCAGCCGTACGTGTTCGCCCCCGGCCTCTACCACGCGCTCGACGCCCGAATCGCCGAGATGGCGGGCCACGACGCCGCTTACATGAGCGGCTACTCCACCGTGCTCGGCCAGTTCGGCTTCCCCGATCTGGAGATGGTGTCGATGACCGAGATGGTCGAGAACGCGAAGCGAATCGTCGACGCCTGTAACATCCCGGTCGTCGCCGACTGCGACACCGGCTACGGCGGCGTCCACAACGTCCGGCGGGCGGTCCGCGAGTACGAGAAGGCCGGAGCCGCCGCCATCCACATCGAAGACCAGACGACGCCGAAGCGCTGCGGTCACATCGCGGGCAAGCAGATCGTCTCCCGTGAGCAGGCCCGCGCGCGCTTCGAGGCCGCCGTCGACGCCAAGCAGTCGGAGGACACGGTCATCATCGCCCGTACCGACGCCTACGGCTCCGCCAACGGCGACTGGGAGGAACACCTCGAACGCGGGCGCATCTATGCCGACGCTGGCGTCGACATCGTCTGGCCGGAGATGCCCGACCCGAGTCGGGGGGATGCGGTCCGCTACGCCGAGGCGATTCACGAGACCCACCCCGACCTGACGCTGGCGTTCAACTACTCCTCGTCGTTCGCGTGGTCCGAGGAGGACGACCCGCTGACGTTCGCGGAACTCGGCGACCTCGGCTACGGCTACATCTTCATCACGCTGTTCGGCCTTCACTCGGGCGCACACGCCGTCTACGAGGACTTCCAGAAGTTGGCCGAGGACGGCGAAGAGGCGCAGTTCGACCTCGAATCGCGCTACTTCGGTCACCCGACCGAGTCCCACCACGAACTCTCGTTCGTCGACCAGTATCAGGAGACGGAGATGCGCTTCGACGCCGAGGCTCGGTCGCGCATCGAGGAGTCGGCGGGCTACAGCGAGGAGCAGACCGGCCCCATCGGCACGGAGGGGGGCGAGTAGATGCCCGACGTCACCCTGCGGCGGAGTCAACTGGCGACGCCCGGCAGCGACCCGAAGATGATCGAGCGAGCGCCCGGATCCGGGGCCGACGAGGCCTTTCTGGACCTCGAAGACTCGGTCGCGCCGAACGAGAAGATCGACTCACGCCGGAACGTTATCGAAGGCTTACAGGAGTACGACTGGAGCGAGACGCGCCCCTGCTTCCGGATGAACGGCGTCGACACCCAGTGGTGGTACGACGACATCATCGAGGTCGTCGGCGAGGCGGGCGAGTATCTCGACACCATCATGGTGCCGATGGTCCACGACACCGGGACCGTCAGAACGGTCGAGAACCTCCTCACGCAGGTGGAGGCGAACAACGGGCTCTCCGAGGGGGAGATCGGCCTCCAGACCCAGATCGAGAGCGCCGAGGGGATGAACAACGCGCCAGAAATCGCCGCCGCGAGCGACCGCATCGAGTCGCTCGTCTTCGGCCCCGGTGACTACACCGCCAGCGTCGGCGCGGCCGGACTCACCATCGGCAGCGGCGAGGAGTATCCGGGCCACTACTGGCACTATCAGTTGGCGCGCCTCGCCCACGCCGCGAAAGCGCAGGGACTCCAACTCGTCGACGGACCGTTCGCCGACATCGAAGATGCGGACGGGTTCCGCGACTCCTGTCGACACGCGAGTCTGCTCGGCTGTGACGGCAAGTGGGCCATTCACCCGAGTCAGATCGAACCCGCAAACGAGGTGTTCGCGCCCGATACCGAGGAGGCCGAGAAGGCGCGGCGCATCGTCGACGCCTACGAGACGGCGACCGGCGAGGGCCGCGGCGCAGTCTCGGTCGACGGCGAGATGGTCGACGAAGCGACGAACAAGATGGCGAAGAACGTCGTCGCCCGCGCCGAGCAAGCTGACGTGCTGTAACGTCGCGTATCCACGAGCGCCGTCGATACCGGATTCTCACCGCTCGTTTTTCGCTCCGTTGTCCGAACGCTGAGTGTCCGTCGAACGAGAACGCGGCACGAAAGTATATTATATATCTGTGCTAACATCTCGTGAGAGCTCAGCATGGTATCAGTAGACGGTATACACCACGTGACAGCGTTCGCGGACGACCCGCAGGAGAACTACGATTTCTTCGTCGACGTGCTCGGACTACGATTCGTCAAGCGGACTGTCAGGTTCGACGTTCCCGAGAAAATCTACCATCTCTACTACGCCGACGGGATGGGGACACCGGGGACCGTCGTGACGTACTTCCCGATGACGAACATGGAGATGGAGCGGGGACTCGTCGGGAAAGGACAGATGAGTTCGACCGGACTCACCATCCCGGAGGGGTCGGTCGACTACTGGACGGGACGGTTCGAAGAGCACGACGTCGACTACGAGATATCCGAACGGTTCGGTGAAACCGCAATCGGGTTCACCGACCCCGACGGCGTGCCGTACGAACTCGTCACCGGCGAGTCGGATATCGATCCGTGGGACGGCGGCGACGTGCCGACCGAACACGGGATTCGCGGCATGCACAGCGTCACGGTCCACTCGAACGACCCCGCCGGGACGTTCGACGTGCTGGAGACGATGGGCTGGGAGCGTGTCGGCCGCGCCGACCACCCGCAAGCCGGTGACCGCGTCCGATACGAGGCCCCGGTGTCGACGCCCCGAGCGAACAAAGTGGACGTGCTCATTCGACCGAACGCCCCGCAGGGCGTGATGGGTATCGGGACGTACCTGCACGTCGCGTTCCGCGTCGAAAACGAGTGGGAGCAGAAGGAACTCAGCGACAGACTCCGCGACAACGGGTACATCACGACCTCGAAGAAGGACCGCGACTACTTCCAGTCGCGGTACATCACCGAACCCGGCGGAGCGATCTTCGAGTACGCGACGAACGGGCCGGGCTTCGAACTCGACGAAGAGCCCGAAGCGTTCGGCTCCGAACTCCGGGTTCCGGCGTGGCTCGACGTGGACATCGAGCGCATCGAGGCGATGCTCCCCGAGCTAAACACTCGCTGAGCCGTCGCTACCGAACGCACTTTCTCTTTCACCACGCCGCGTTGAGCACCGCGAGAATCTCCTCCTTCGTCGGGTCGAGACCGGGTGGAACCGTCGTCATTAGGTTGTCGTTCGCGATGGTGTCTGCGACCACCGAGAACTCCTCCCGGCGCACTTCGCCGAGTTCACGGAGTCGCGACGGGAGTCCCAACCCGTCGCGAACGTCGACGACGGCGTCGACGATACCCTCCGCGAGCTCGTCGTCGGTTTGGCCCTCGACCTGAACGCCGAGCGCTTCGGCCAACAGTTCCCGGCGGGCGTCCACGCTGTCGAAGAGGTATCGAAGAACGTGCGGGGCGACGACGGCGTGAACGCGGCCCTGATGCACGTCGTAGTTGCGCGTGAAGCCGTGGCCGAACGCGTGGACGAGTGAGAGTTTGAACTGCCCCGGCGTCGACACGCCGTACTGGACGAGCACGGTGCCCGTAACCGCCTGTGCGAGGTTCTCGCCGTTCTGTCCCCCGTCTCCCGCCCCGAGTGCCGGAAGACTCGACCGGAGGAGCCGAAGCCCCCGCATCGCGGTGCCGTCGGTGATGGGCGTCGCGTTTCGGGTGTACAGCGCCTCTAACCCCTTGTCGAACCCGTTCATCGCCGACGCGGTCAGTACCGACTCCGGCGTCGTCGCGAACAGGTCGATGTCGTAGAACAGCGCCGTCGGCATCAACCGCGCGTCACCGATGCTGCTGCCGATTGGCTCGTCGTCGGGACCCATCGCCAGCGTCACGCCGGCGACGGTCGAGAGGTCGGCGCCGGCCAACGTCGTCGGCACCGCGAAAACCGGCGTCGGCGTCCCGTTCGCCGACACCGACAGATCACCCGACTCGATGGCTGCGGCGGCGACTTCTTCGGGCGATTCCTCGTGTGAGCGCAGCGCGGCGATAACCTTCGCAACGTCGAGGCTGCTCCCGCCGCCGAGTGCGACGAGCGCGTCGACGTGCTCCTCGTCGGCCAGCCGTGCACCCTCGACCGCCCTCCCCAGATACTTCTCTGGGGTCGTCTCCGCGAAGACGCCGACGAGTCGGTCGCCGACGCCGTTTCGCACGGGATCGACGACTTCGGGCGTCGACCCGACGGTGGACCCGCAGACGACGAGCGCCCGGCCCAGTCCTCGACGCGCCAGTTCGTCGCCGATACCGGCGACTGCGCCCCGCTCGCAGACGATCTTCCCCGGCGAGAACGCGAACTCGAAGGCGCATTCAGAATCGCTCATTACCCTGAAGACGGTCATTTTCGGAATAAGCGTTCGGTCGAGAGCGGCGGTGCGTTTTCGACATCCGGTTACTCACAACGCCGCGACGAACTCGGCGAGTTCCCGGTTGTACCGCCCCGGTGCCTCCCAGAACGGCGTGTGTCCGGTATCCGGATACACCGATAGTCGGGCGTCCGGGGTGCGCTCGGCGTTGCCTTCGGCGGCCGCGACGTCGACGACGGCGTCATGTCCGCCGTGAACGAATATCGCCGGAACGTCGAGTTCTGCAAGCACGTCGTCGTGGTCGACGGTCCGCGACCGGAGCGAGCGTCGCACGTGGGGCGGGACGACGACGTTGTAGCCGAGCATCGAGTAGAGTTCCTCGGTCGGTAGCTCCGCGTGGACGCACCGACGGAGAAACGCTTCGAGTGCGTCGACGCTCTCCTCGGCGTTCTCGGAGCCCAATTGGGGCAAGAGGTCGACGTAGCCGGGGTTCAACAGCGCCGTCGCAGCGTCGGTTCCCATCTTCGAGATGGCGCTCACGAGGTTCACGCCCGCGACGCGGTCGGTGCCGTATGCGTCGAGGTAGTCGAGGACGACGAGTCCGGCGTACGACCAGCCGACGAGGACGATGTCGTCGAGTTCGAGCGCGTCGAGAACCGCGCGCACGTCCTCGGCCCACAGGTCCGAGCGGTCGTACCCCTCCTCGGGTTTCCCGGACTGGCCGTGGCCGCGGTTGTCCATCGAGACGAGTCGGAATCGTTCGGCGAGTCGGGAGTCGTACTGCCGCGTCCACGACCGGTGACTCTGCGAGTAGCCGTGAACGAAGAAAATCGGCCGCCCGTCGGCGTTGCCGGTCTCGACCACGTGCAGGGCGACGTCGTCACCGCCTCGGACGGTGTGTGTGAGCATCCTTCGTATCGGGCTGCGGTCTGTCACGGCTTCAACGTTTGTGCGACCGATTCGCGCGACTCCACCGACACCCGAAACGTCGACCGGCGTACGTGTCCGTCGTGGCGCTAGCGGGTGGGGTACACCATCTTCTTGAGCCCTTCACGGTCCTCCATCTGGTCGAACCCCTCCTGGAGGCCGTTGAGGCCGAACTCGTCGGTAACGAGCGTGTCGACGTCGATACGGCCGTTCTGCAGCAACGTCACCGCCCGCGCGAACGTGTCCGGCGTGAGCGAGTACGTCCCGACGACCTCTCGCTCCGCGGAGAACAGGTCGAACGGCGAGAGTTCGACCGTCGCGTCCTCCGGCGGCACGCCGAAGACGAGCGTCCGACCGCCCGGTCCCGTGAGCGAGTACGCCTGCTCTATGAGCTCCGGAACGCCGACCGCTTCGACGGCGATGTCGACCTCGCCGACGAGGTCGGGAACGACGGTTGCCGGCTCCTCCTCGGTCGGGTCAAGCGCGTGGTCGGCGCCGACTTCGAGTGCCGCCTCGCGGCGTTCGTCGACCGGCTCGGAGACGACGATGGTCCCGGCGCCGCTCGTCCGGAACAGCTGGACGAGTAGCAGGCCGATCGCTCCCGCCCCGATGACGACGACTGTTTCGCCGCTCGTCAGGTCGACCTGGTCGACGCCGTTGATACAACAGCCCAGCGGTTCGGCGAACGCGGCGGTCCGGTAGTCCATCTCACCGATCTCCTCGACGTTTCCGGCGGGGACGCACACGTACTCGGCGAACGCGCCGTCGACGATGTGTTTGGCCGCGCCGCCTATCGACGTGAGGTCCCGACAGAGGTTCTCCCGGCCGGACTTGCACGCCCGACAGTCGTTGCACGGGACCGAGGGGTTGATGGCGACGCGGTCCCCCTCCCGGTACTCTTCGACGCCCTCGCCCGCCGCGACGACCTCCCCGGCGCTCTCGTGTCCCGGCACCATCGGGTACTCGACCGTGAGCGACCCGCTGTACATGTGAAGATCGGTCGCGCAGATCCCACAGGCGTTGATGGCGACGAGCAGTTCGTCGGCGTCCGGCTCCGGACGCTCTCTCTCGCTGATCTCCACCGTCCGGGCGTCGGTTAGTGTAGCAGCCTTCATCGGTCGTCTACGGATAGAAACCGC from Haloprofundus halobius includes:
- the pepF gene encoding oligoendopeptidase F; translation: MSSVPERSDIDEEYKWDLESIYTSDDDWNEAYADVESRIDDIEAYEGRVTEDAETLLELLELFESVMRDVSKVTSYAQLRASEDTRNQEYQALSARAQSLAADAQSASSFVEPELQNLGEDDVEAFVDEEPALAAYEHYFDDVLRAKPHTRSKEVEELLANLSEVMGAPSDFYSMLANADLTFPTVSDPGGDEVEISQGNFTKLQKHPNREFRKEVHEQFYDEWEDVRNSVGSSLKNSVKADVKLAEARNYDTAREAALDGPNIPVEVYDNLLSTVRDNLDHLHRHADLKRQALDVDDLQMWDLYMSLTGEEGPEISYEQAKEHVVEAVAPLGEEYQQRMAEGLEDRWVDVYENRGKRAGAYSSGTYDTQPFIMMNYQDDITSMFTLAHELGHSMHSELAKDEQPWQYADYEIFVAEVASTVNETLLTHYLLENADSDELRRHVLDEYLERFRSTLYRQTMFADFELQIHEAVESGEPLTPDAFDQLYGNLKAEFYEPAEVDDRIAREWMRIPHFYYNYYVYQYSTGISAAVAVVERILDEGEDAAADYREALAMGGSAYPMEVLETAGVDMTSPEPIEDALGVYGEYLDRVAELLDFE
- the aceA gene encoding isocitrate lyase: MNQNGETPTSDGEERPTGDAVTTRDLDNPMGREFRRKLDEQPYVFAPGLYHALDARIAEMAGHDAAYMSGYSTVLGQFGFPDLEMVSMTEMVENAKRIVDACNIPVVADCDTGYGGVHNVRRAVREYEKAGAAAIHIEDQTTPKRCGHIAGKQIVSREQARARFEAAVDAKQSEDTVIIARTDAYGSANGDWEEHLERGRIYADAGVDIVWPEMPDPSRGDAVRYAEAIHETHPDLTLAFNYSSSFAWSEEDDPLTFAELGDLGYGYIFITLFGLHSGAHAVYEDFQKLAEDGEEAQFDLESRYFGHPTESHHELSFVDQYQETEMRFDAEARSRIEESAGYSEEQTGPIGTEGGE
- a CDS encoding HpcH/HpaI aldolase/citrate lyase family protein codes for the protein MPDVTLRRSQLATPGSDPKMIERAPGSGADEAFLDLEDSVAPNEKIDSRRNVIEGLQEYDWSETRPCFRMNGVDTQWWYDDIIEVVGEAGEYLDTIMVPMVHDTGTVRTVENLLTQVEANNGLSEGEIGLQTQIESAEGMNNAPEIAAASDRIESLVFGPGDYTASVGAAGLTIGSGEEYPGHYWHYQLARLAHAAKAQGLQLVDGPFADIEDADGFRDSCRHASLLGCDGKWAIHPSQIEPANEVFAPDTEEAEKARRIVDAYETATGEGRGAVSVDGEMVDEATNKMAKNVVARAEQADVL
- a CDS encoding VOC family protein, whose protein sequence is MVSVDGIHHVTAFADDPQENYDFFVDVLGLRFVKRTVRFDVPEKIYHLYYADGMGTPGTVVTYFPMTNMEMERGLVGKGQMSSTGLTIPEGSVDYWTGRFEEHDVDYEISERFGETAIGFTDPDGVPYELVTGESDIDPWDGGDVPTEHGIRGMHSVTVHSNDPAGTFDVLETMGWERVGRADHPQAGDRVRYEAPVSTPRANKVDVLIRPNAPQGVMGIGTYLHVAFRVENEWEQKELSDRLRDNGYITTSKKDRDYFQSRYITEPGGAIFEYATNGPGFELDEEPEAFGSELRVPAWLDVDIERIEAMLPELNTR
- a CDS encoding iron-containing alcohol dehydrogenase family protein; translated protein: MSDSECAFEFAFSPGKIVCERGAVAGIGDELARRGLGRALVVCGSTVGSTPEVVDPVRNGVGDRLVGVFAETTPEKYLGRAVEGARLADEEHVDALVALGGGSSLDVAKVIAALRSHEESPEEVAAAAIESGDLSVSANGTPTPVFAVPTTLAGADLSTVAGVTLAMGPDDEPIGSSIGDARLMPTALFYDIDLFATTPESVLTASAMNGFDKGLEALYTRNATPITDGTAMRGLRLLRSSLPALGAGDGGQNGENLAQAVTGTVLVQYGVSTPGQFKLSLVHAFGHGFTRNYDVHQGRVHAVVAPHVLRYLFDSVDARRELLAEALGVQVEGQTDDELAEGIVDAVVDVRDGLGLPSRLRELGEVRREEFSVVADTIANDNLMTTVPPGLDPTKEEILAVLNAAW
- a CDS encoding alpha/beta fold hydrolase, with protein sequence MLTHTVRGGDDVALHVVETGNADGRPIFFVHGYSQSHRSWTRQYDSRLAERFRLVSMDNRGHGQSGKPEEGYDRSDLWAEDVRAVLDALELDDIVLVGWSYAGLVVLDYLDAYGTDRVAGVNLVSAISKMGTDAATALLNPGYVDLLPQLGSENAEESVDALEAFLRRCVHAELPTEELYSMLGYNVVVPPHVRRSLRSRTVDHDDVLAELDVPAIFVHGGHDAVVDVAAAEGNAERTPDARLSVYPDTGHTPFWEAPGRYNRELAEFVAAL
- a CDS encoding zinc-dependent alcohol dehydrogenase family protein, whose translation is MKAATLTDARTVEISERERPEPDADELLVAINACGICATDLHMYSGSLTVEYPMVPGHESAGEVVAAGEGVEEYREGDRVAINPSVPCNDCRACKSGRENLCRDLTSIGGAAKHIVDGAFAEYVCVPAGNVEEIGEMDYRTAAFAEPLGCCINGVDQVDLTSGETVVVIGAGAIGLLLVQLFRTSGAGTIVVSEPVDERREAALEVGADHALDPTEEEPATVVPDLVGEVDIAVEAVGVPELIEQAYSLTGPGGRTLVFGVPPEDATVELSPFDLFSAEREVVGTYSLTPDTFARAVTLLQNGRIDVDTLVTDEFGLNGLQEGFDQMEDREGLKKMVYPTR